The proteins below come from a single Desulfitobacterium metallireducens DSM 15288 genomic window:
- a CDS encoding Ger(x)C family spore germination protein → MKKIVSLLIFCLLLTSTLTGCWNRKELITLAIVQAFGIDQTEDDQVDISAQILKPILAKGSSEKDDKGVWVVSSTGETVFDAIRNASLKTDRRLFFAHNDVIVIGEETAIAGIAPFLDFLGRDHESHEIAHIFIARGKARDILLGEHEQERVPSQAIENLVKTSGITSQVPEVNLKDLLGTLASKTNSSVAPGIKIQKKDENGASKNVVILDSTAIFKKDKLIGWFNHAETRGLLWVLGEVKTGIITVKSPLEKTKNVSLEIIKTSTQLKPEITEGKLSITIAVKENGNLAEQMLRVDLAKPDTLAELEKRQAIAIEEEIQTALSKAQTWNVDIFKFGDEFHRKYPHEWPELEKNWEKEFPKIAVNFEITAKLNGIGLSTPPADTGESQK, encoded by the coding sequence ATGAAAAAAATAGTTTCTCTCTTGATCTTTTGCCTATTACTCACAAGTACGCTTACCGGCTGTTGGAACAGAAAAGAACTTATTACCCTAGCTATCGTTCAAGCCTTTGGAATCGATCAAACAGAGGATGATCAAGTGGACATCTCCGCTCAAATACTCAAACCTATCCTAGCCAAAGGAAGTTCAGAGAAAGATGACAAAGGGGTATGGGTTGTCTCAAGTACAGGCGAAACGGTTTTTGATGCGATCCGAAATGCCTCTCTCAAAACGGATCGAAGGTTATTTTTTGCCCATAATGACGTGATCGTTATTGGTGAGGAAACAGCTATAGCAGGGATTGCACCCTTCCTTGATTTTTTAGGGCGGGACCATGAGTCACACGAGATAGCTCATATTTTTATTGCCAGAGGAAAAGCAAGAGATATCCTCCTTGGAGAACATGAACAAGAAAGGGTCCCAAGTCAAGCCATTGAGAATCTGGTCAAGACGAGTGGCATCACTTCTCAGGTGCCAGAAGTCAATTTAAAAGATTTACTTGGAACCTTGGCCAGCAAAACAAATAGTTCTGTTGCTCCCGGCATTAAAATCCAAAAAAAAGATGAGAATGGGGCATCAAAAAACGTCGTTATCCTGGATTCGACGGCTATTTTTAAAAAGGATAAGCTGATCGGATGGTTTAATCATGCGGAAACTCGCGGATTACTTTGGGTGTTGGGTGAGGTGAAAACTGGAATTATTACAGTTAAATCACCCCTAGAAAAAACAAAAAACGTCAGCCTAGAAATTATCAAAACCTCTACACAACTTAAGCCTGAGATCACAGAAGGTAAACTGTCTATAACTATTGCAGTGAAAGAAAACGGAAATCTGGCTGAACAAATGTTAAGAGTGGATTTGGCGAAGCCTGATACCCTCGCTGAATTGGAAAAAAGACAAGCTATTGCAATCGAAGAAGAAATCCAAACCGCCCTTAGTAAGGCACAGACATGGAATGTCGATATCTTCAAATTCGGTGACGAATTTCATCGGAAATATCCTCATGAATGGCCAGAGCTTGAAAAAAACTGGGAGAAAGAATTCCCGAAGATAGCGGTTAACTTCGAAATCACTGCCAAGCTTAACGGGATCGGTCTTAGCACGCCCCCTGCGGATACAGGAGAGTCGCAAAAATAA
- a CDS encoding GerAB/ArcD/ProY family transporter produces the protein MLEKGRITYKQLILLIFLSRIVTSISFLPGLNEPPANQDIWLSDLLFFPIQLFLASPIYLLWKRFPDQTIIQYSQTIAGKVGKLVGLLIIWYFLHYTAITLAQYSFFLTSAVMPETPALFFMLSLILVCAYAARKGLEVIGRLSELFAPLIMISLILFLSLEVKDMNFKILTPLLEKGIFPVFHGSLIAASKTLEVLGLAMLLPYLNNRQKVKPIFILSFALISLYLVLLTLPVVTMLGLELAKSSSFPCYSVIRLINVGDFLNRLESIHMAICSLGAFIKISFQYYLTVLGLSQLLELREYKPLVLPIGALLIPLSLLIGPNLVELQLFSSYKIFMGYSYFFILLIPSLLLLTAIIRRKGVRSK, from the coding sequence ATGCTGGAAAAAGGCCGCATTACCTACAAGCAGTTGATCCTACTCATTTTCCTAAGCCGAATTGTTACTTCCATTAGTTTTCTTCCAGGGCTAAATGAACCACCGGCAAATCAAGACATCTGGTTATCTGATTTGCTGTTTTTTCCAATCCAGTTGTTTCTTGCAAGCCCGATATATCTACTCTGGAAGAGGTTTCCGGATCAAACGATTATTCAGTATAGCCAAACAATTGCTGGAAAAGTTGGCAAGCTGGTAGGACTTTTAATTATCTGGTATTTTCTGCATTATACAGCAATCACTTTAGCTCAATACAGCTTCTTCCTTACGAGCGCTGTTATGCCGGAAACGCCTGCTCTCTTTTTTATGTTATCTTTAATTCTTGTCTGTGCTTATGCCGCACGAAAAGGGCTTGAGGTGATCGGCCGTTTATCTGAACTATTTGCTCCCCTTATTATGATTAGCCTCATCCTATTTTTGAGTCTAGAGGTTAAGGATATGAACTTCAAAATACTAACCCCTCTCCTTGAAAAGGGGATTTTTCCCGTATTTCACGGAAGCTTGATTGCTGCGAGCAAAACGCTGGAAGTTTTAGGCTTAGCGATGCTTCTTCCCTATCTAAACAATCGTCAAAAAGTTAAGCCCATCTTTATCCTTAGTTTCGCTTTAATTTCTCTCTACCTTGTCTTGCTAACCCTCCCCGTCGTCACTATGCTCGGATTAGAATTAGCAAAAAGCAGCTCCTTTCCCTGCTATTCTGTAATCAGGCTCATCAACGTTGGAGATTTTCTAAATCGTCTCGAATCTATCCATATGGCGATTTGTTCACTCGGTGCCTTTATCAAAATATCCTTTCAGTATTATTTAACCGTACTGGGCTTGAGTCAGCTTTTGGAATTAAGGGAGTATAAACCTCTGGTTCTGCCTATCGGAGCGCTCCTTATTCCGTTAAGCCTTTTAATTGGCCCAAACCTTGTCGAATTACAATTATTTAGTTCATACAAAATATTCATGGGATATTCCTACTTTTTTATCTTGCTTATTCCATCTCTTCTTCTTCTAACCGCAATTATCCGCCGAAAAGGAGTAAGGTCAAAATGA
- the nrdR gene encoding transcriptional regulator NrdR — translation MHCPFCGNEDTKVLESRPVEEGTAIRRRRGCDRCSRRFTTFEKYEDNPLIVVKKDGRRVDFSRSKIMAGISRACEKRPISTEQIEELAYSIEKTLRNSHEREVQSTEIGEAVMKALLQLDEVAYIRFASVYREFNDIQRFLQELHELVEKRGQ, via the coding sequence TTGCATTGCCCTTTTTGTGGAAATGAGGATACTAAAGTTTTGGAATCCCGCCCAGTGGAGGAAGGTACAGCCATCCGAAGAAGAAGAGGATGTGACCGATGTTCACGACGTTTCACAACGTTTGAAAAGTATGAAGATAACCCTCTGATTGTTGTCAAGAAAGATGGGCGGCGAGTGGATTTTTCCCGGTCGAAAATTATGGCAGGTATTTCACGAGCGTGTGAAAAACGTCCAATTTCAACTGAACAGATTGAGGAGCTTGCTTATTCTATCGAGAAGACGCTCCGCAATAGTCATGAACGTGAGGTACAGAGCACTGAAATCGGGGAAGCGGTGATGAAAGCTTTACTTCAACTGGATGAAGTTGCCTACATAAGGTTTGCTTCGGTCTATCGTGAATTTAATGATATTCAACGCTTTTTACAAGAACTTCATGAATTGGTCGAAAAAAGGGGCCAATAG
- a CDS encoding vitamin B12-dependent ribonucleotide reductase translates to MLSFQESAPKTWPKAKLTPNARVILEKRYLKQENGKVIETPEDMFYRVANVIAEVEERYGKGKKEVKELAKEFYAMMANLEFMPNSPTLMNAGRDLGQLSACFVLPIEDSMEKIFDAIKFAAIIHKSGGGTGFSFSRLRSKNSTVRSTGGVASGPVSFMKVFNAATEAVKQGGTRRGANMGILRVDHPDIQEFISCKEDNKEITNFNISVGITEEFMKAVKERRDYDLIDPHTGKAVGKLSAPEVFHTIVDHAWRNGEPGIVFLDRLNRDNPTPKIGEIEATNPCGEQPLLPNEACNLGSINLKLLVTEKNGKAVVNWERLSYVTRQAIHFLDNVIDANTYPLPMIEEMVKGNRKVGLGVMGFADMMILLQTSYASEDAVEYAEKIMNFIQTEARLESQRLAEERGTFPNYEGSIYDGVRKLRNATLTTIAPTGTISMICGASSGVEPLFAVAYTKTVMDGTAFVEVNPIFENYAKEYGFDSSELMRKIADKGTVLGFSEVPDWVQAVFVTAQEIDPEWHIRIQAAFQKYTDNAVSKTINFANSATREDIAKAYELAYELNCKGLTVYRDGSRDEQVLSAGTSQNNSEEQAATTAAEAKTGIPVEFAAPNAPFVPEANTVIPRPRPTITMGVTEKIKIGCGNLYVSVNADEKGICEIFTNTGRAGGCSSQSEATARLISIALRSGLSVDAIIEQIKGIRCPACIRREGVNVMSCPDAISRVIRKYMDVGANANGAEKAAGAALTQLKNTDAAKPKSKETKTETATGLTKKAQAGVAVDNACPECGTPIIHESGCVVCTNCGYSKCS, encoded by the coding sequence ATGTTGAGTTTTCAAGAATCTGCTCCGAAGACCTGGCCTAAGGCCAAACTAACACCAAATGCCAGAGTCATCCTAGAAAAACGCTATCTTAAACAGGAGAATGGGAAAGTCATTGAAACTCCGGAGGACATGTTTTACCGGGTTGCAAATGTTATTGCCGAAGTTGAAGAGCGTTACGGGAAAGGGAAAAAGGAAGTCAAGGAATTAGCCAAAGAATTTTATGCGATGATGGCTAACCTTGAATTTATGCCAAATTCCCCAACGTTGATGAATGCAGGCCGTGACCTAGGGCAATTGAGCGCTTGTTTTGTTCTTCCAATTGAAGATAGTATGGAGAAGATTTTTGACGCCATTAAGTTTGCTGCGATTATCCATAAATCGGGCGGTGGGACAGGCTTTAGTTTTTCACGCTTGCGTTCGAAGAATAGCACAGTACGTTCAACTGGAGGAGTTGCTTCCGGACCCGTTTCCTTTATGAAGGTCTTCAATGCTGCGACTGAAGCGGTAAAACAAGGAGGAACTCGCCGCGGAGCGAATATGGGTATTCTGCGTGTGGATCATCCAGATATTCAAGAGTTCATTTCCTGTAAAGAAGATAACAAAGAGATTACGAATTTTAATATTTCTGTCGGAATAACGGAAGAGTTTATGAAGGCGGTTAAGGAAAGACGAGATTATGACCTGATTGACCCCCATACCGGAAAAGCCGTTGGAAAGCTTTCAGCTCCCGAGGTTTTCCACACAATTGTTGATCATGCTTGGAGAAATGGCGAACCCGGTATTGTCTTCCTCGATCGACTGAATCGGGATAATCCAACTCCAAAGATTGGAGAAATTGAAGCCACAAATCCTTGTGGTGAGCAGCCCCTGCTTCCGAATGAAGCGTGTAATCTGGGGTCGATTAACCTTAAACTTTTAGTTACTGAGAAAAACGGGAAAGCCGTTGTGAATTGGGAACGCTTGAGTTATGTTACGCGTCAAGCGATTCACTTTTTAGATAATGTTATTGATGCCAATACTTATCCATTGCCGATGATTGAGGAAATGGTTAAAGGAAATCGGAAAGTGGGCCTCGGAGTCATGGGCTTTGCCGACATGATGATTTTGCTCCAGACCTCTTATGCTTCGGAAGATGCGGTAGAGTACGCTGAAAAGATTATGAACTTTATTCAAACCGAAGCTCGTTTGGAATCTCAACGTTTAGCCGAGGAGCGGGGAACGTTCCCTAACTATGAAGGATCGATTTATGATGGTGTCCGTAAGCTCCGGAATGCTACCCTTACGACGATTGCCCCAACAGGAACAATTTCCATGATCTGCGGTGCATCGAGCGGGGTTGAACCTCTCTTCGCTGTTGCTTATACGAAAACGGTAATGGATGGAACGGCTTTTGTTGAAGTGAATCCGATTTTTGAAAACTATGCTAAAGAATACGGATTTGATTCCTCTGAACTGATGAGAAAAATTGCAGACAAGGGAACCGTTCTGGGCTTTTCAGAAGTACCTGATTGGGTTCAGGCAGTTTTTGTGACGGCTCAGGAGATTGACCCTGAATGGCATATCCGAATTCAAGCCGCTTTCCAAAAATATACCGATAATGCCGTATCTAAAACGATTAATTTTGCGAATTCCGCAACGCGTGAAGATATTGCTAAAGCGTATGAACTTGCCTATGAACTTAATTGCAAAGGATTAACTGTTTATCGTGACGGCAGTCGTGATGAGCAAGTTCTTTCAGCAGGGACAAGTCAAAATAATTCGGAGGAACAAGCTGCTACTACAGCAGCTGAAGCGAAGACGGGCATACCCGTTGAATTTGCCGCTCCCAATGCTCCATTTGTTCCGGAAGCAAACACGGTTATTCCTCGGCCTCGTCCAACGATTACGATGGGGGTCACGGAAAAGATTAAGATTGGTTGTGGAAACCTTTATGTTAGTGTAAATGCCGATGAAAAGGGAATCTGCGAGATCTTTACAAATACCGGACGTGCCGGGGGTTGTTCATCCCAATCAGAGGCTACAGCTCGTCTTATATCGATTGCTCTCCGGTCAGGTTTATCTGTGGACGCGATTATTGAGCAAATTAAAGGAATTCGTTGCCCAGCTTGTATTCGCCGTGAAGGAGTTAATGTTATGTCTTGCCCGGATGCAATTTCTCGCGTCATCCGTAAATACATGGATGTTGGCGCAAATGCAAATGGGGCTGAAAAAGCGGCGGGAGCGGCTCTTACACAGCTTAAAAATACTGATGCAGCTAAACCAAAGAGCAAAGAAACTAAAACCGAAACAGCTACTGGTTTAACGAAGAAAGCGCAAGCTGGAGTGGCTGTGGACAATGCTTGTCCTGAATGCGGAACTCCGATTATACATGAAAGCGGTTGTGTCGTATGCACAAATTGCGGTTATTCTAAATGTTCGTAA
- a CDS encoding ABC-three component system protein: MCESSARDRREAIPSWHGYDYQGRVAIVVALEILNEIKNNPDKITAYDLAIEDIEDFAIYYSGELRSIHQVKARANRNLTGYNEALYMLAKGITNRKDVQAYLHNSVSLDFTDWEIDLGRSLRLYCASTKDELLAKLEDEEKLKEYIKSLQKGITKNNTIDKRIDEERKALLIKIIEIDGGLDHHINLSLETVRPAIESYIADLGNENIICSENLSRIKLYRYNQSEFFLDTDNVGKVIEDSIIQYWGKEAEFKVPNVVSYRIKLQELITEHIRKRYSNPAIPRISLQRFSEILDSILKTDGAMRLLIQKDKLSSFRQSYCHQECHRTNDNCNGCDLLKKTALLEVMDFREFGKACYALCPQTTDNVLQKDATELITEPGTWECMFPVLQNVKREAELNHCRIVYDIDVQFYMLTALYFSRIRESHILKNLCNNETVDELFSSVCKNSESGLIFREIDYMIISSDYELENTELEKYNPSIFKKGHLAGWTPSYSKITGPKEVHLIKKDTFLERCSEVQA, encoded by the coding sequence TTGTGCGAATCTTCTGCACGAGATCGGCGTGAAGCTATTCCTAGTTGGCATGGCTATGATTATCAGGGTAGAGTTGCAATAGTTGTGGCACTGGAGATACTTAATGAGATCAAGAATAATCCAGATAAGATTACTGCATATGATCTTGCTATCGAAGACATTGAAGATTTTGCAATTTATTACTCAGGAGAACTTAGAAGTATTCACCAAGTAAAGGCCAGAGCTAATAGAAATTTAACCGGGTATAATGAAGCATTATATATGCTCGCAAAAGGAATTACTAACAGAAAAGATGTACAAGCATATTTACATAATTCAGTCTCATTAGATTTCACAGATTGGGAAATAGATCTTGGTCGTTCTTTAAGATTATATTGCGCATCTACAAAAGATGAGTTGCTAGCAAAGTTAGAAGATGAAGAGAAGCTCAAAGAATATATCAAATCGCTGCAAAAAGGTATCACAAAAAACAATACTATTGATAAGCGTATTGATGAAGAGCGCAAGGCACTTCTAATAAAAATCATTGAGATAGATGGAGGTTTAGACCACCATATTAATCTTTCACTTGAAACTGTGCGACCGGCAATTGAAAGTTATATCGCTGATTTGGGAAATGAAAATATCATCTGTTCTGAAAATCTTTCCAGGATTAAATTATATCGATACAATCAATCAGAGTTTTTTCTAGACACAGATAATGTTGGTAAGGTAATAGAAGATTCGATTATACAATATTGGGGAAAAGAAGCAGAATTCAAGGTTCCTAACGTTGTAAGCTATCGAATCAAATTACAGGAACTTATTACAGAACATATTCGGAAACGTTATAGTAATCCAGCTATCCCTCGAATTTCTTTACAGAGATTTTCCGAAATTTTGGACTCTATTTTAAAGACCGATGGAGCAATGCGATTACTAATACAGAAAGATAAACTTTCTAGCTTTCGCCAAAGTTATTGCCATCAGGAATGCCATAGGACGAACGATAATTGTAATGGATGTGACCTATTAAAGAAAACAGCCCTGTTGGAAGTCATGGATTTTCGTGAATTTGGTAAAGCGTGTTATGCACTTTGCCCTCAGACTACAGATAATGTTTTGCAAAAGGATGCAACTGAGTTAATCACAGAACCTGGCACATGGGAATGTATGTTTCCAGTTCTCCAGAATGTCAAACGAGAAGCCGAATTAAATCATTGTAGAATTGTATATGACATTGATGTTCAGTTTTATATGCTTACTGCGCTTTACTTTTCTAGGATAAGAGAGTCTCATATTCTAAAAAATCTTTGCAATAATGAGACTGTTGATGAGCTTTTTTCCTCCGTTTGTAAAAATTCTGAATCGGGCTTGATATTCAGAGAAATAGACTACATGATCATATCGTCAGATTATGAGTTGGAAAATACTGAACTAGAAAAGTATAATCCTAGCATTTTCAAAAAAGGACATCTTGCAGGATGGACCCCATCTTATTCAAAAATTACGGGGCCGAAGGAAGTTCACCTGATAAAGAAAGATACTTTTCTAGAAAGATGTAGTGAGGTACAGGCATGA
- a CDS encoding ABC-three component system middle component 1 — protein sequence MNNIVSLISNALKDIGLRKYPNMNDYCAEFPGEYTLFVPDEDAHQQYLVIQNLIWDDSLDPSRWLLYQKPLYDILSKLIDKSEFHKNVSILVCVLNSGNKDPDKLERFILHLEEDIDYFKKLVLVYNANSATELNNAYKQSSMDFLSFVRKELRSYPDIEEALENPSQKLLLHLLIKLPLIQLPVVDYEPPSIEIMLEENITDGVLISAKSLLDKVDIREINEISLPEQEDQIEGFLDKWDCSEELA from the coding sequence ATGAATAATATAGTTTCTTTAATAAGCAATGCATTAAAAGACATTGGTTTACGCAAATATCCTAATATGAATGATTATTGCGCTGAATTTCCAGGCGAATACACCCTATTTGTTCCTGATGAGGATGCTCATCAACAATATTTAGTTATACAGAATCTCATATGGGATGATTCATTAGATCCATCTAGGTGGTTGCTTTATCAAAAGCCTCTATATGACATACTCTCAAAGTTGATTGACAAGTCTGAATTTCATAAGAACGTATCAATTCTCGTTTGCGTCCTAAATAGTGGAAACAAAGATCCGGATAAATTGGAGCGATTCATTTTGCATTTAGAAGAAGATATAGACTATTTCAAGAAATTAGTACTTGTTTATAATGCCAATAGTGCTACTGAATTAAATAACGCATATAAGCAATCCTCTATGGATTTTTTATCTTTTGTAAGAAAAGAACTTCGCTCTTATCCAGATATTGAAGAGGCGCTTGAAAATCCTAGTCAAAAATTATTACTTCATTTATTAATTAAACTACCATTAATTCAATTACCTGTTGTAGATTATGAACCTCCATCGATTGAAATCATGTTAGAAGAAAATATAACAGATGGTGTTTTAATAAGCGCTAAGAGTTTACTTGATAAGGTGGATATCAGAGAGATTAATGAAATTTCATTACCTGAACAAGAAGATCAAATTGAAGGCTTTCTAGATAAATGGGATTGTAGCGAGGAATTAGCATGA
- a CDS encoding AAA family ATPase: MSTYILQKLNLQNFKIFSHVQVNFNGKDISVLDGPNGYGKTTIFDAIEYALTGNILRITEETPTDGKLTFSTHFLAHKPGDTVCVEAFLTDGINDIVIQRKIDTVAGKENNPSHFVANTRTTITIGEERFEYDNVKNANKKLTEYINNNVQKYFRQYYYLSQENRLDFLAKSEIERMKALNYIFHMENEQLEKDKATKASSRFTDIAKKLEDRKIALKEDLLKLQSAPELFSAENLIPYHKLAIDIISPSWDYEHPTISNLDALKDMQKQLHNIALFTRQFNWFFQQKKNEWIEQQIKSQDELKQNLFLLSMQLDNLDNFFEIANKYKEIQQIIKTYKLNTNEPDYEGINLQRLSTLLNIQYSTEDVRIYKEKISDCRKGMQAQEKARANLITLRKQLENQRQIWSQNKYSGLKENECPFCGRLWDSKEQLDEHIQIMTEAIDTGSSLLVEQFEQSRSKLQRIITEIFNPVIQLFLKDNQYLELDLLQRILLDKTKAIQQMKDFCSKAAGYGIQIEEKILTLDNIEQWNSIYEVFCSHQLRPHQRELPAGFLENAFNCEFNHIFEVTFLGNEETVKSLPIIQEDIEKQKATYLEQQYYLQQEKLAEEIKKKIVNLNHQQKKAVRIQQQFNQLQTKLTKTIQDYEKQIVQQLQIPFFLFSGRILQNYPGGLGVCLKTKGAKSIHFDASNRQGHDIIYTMSSGQLSGISIALLLTLNRIYAENSFRCVLIDDPIQTMDELNITSFVDLLRNDFPEYQFIISTHEEDFSDYMRYKFDNYNRSQQSIDVRTLDQI, encoded by the coding sequence ATGAGTACATATATTTTACAAAAGTTAAACCTTCAAAATTTTAAGATATTTTCACATGTTCAGGTGAATTTTAATGGAAAGGATATTTCAGTTTTAGATGGTCCAAATGGTTATGGGAAAACAACCATTTTCGATGCCATTGAATATGCGTTAACAGGAAATATCTTGCGTATCACAGAAGAAACGCCAACAGATGGCAAGTTGACTTTTTCTACTCATTTTCTTGCACATAAACCTGGTGACACAGTATGTGTAGAAGCGTTTTTAACCGACGGAATTAATGATATTGTTATTCAGCGAAAAATAGATACTGTTGCGGGAAAGGAAAACAATCCAAGTCACTTTGTTGCGAATACGAGAACGACTATAACAATTGGTGAAGAGCGATTTGAATATGATAATGTTAAAAATGCAAACAAAAAGTTGACAGAATATATTAATAATAATGTTCAAAAGTATTTTAGACAATATTATTACCTCTCACAAGAAAATAGGTTAGACTTTTTGGCAAAAAGTGAAATTGAACGCATGAAGGCGTTGAACTATATCTTTCATATGGAAAATGAACAATTAGAAAAAGATAAAGCGACTAAAGCCTCAAGTAGATTTACTGATATAGCTAAAAAACTAGAGGATAGAAAAATAGCCCTAAAAGAAGATTTATTGAAATTACAGTCTGCTCCGGAATTATTTTCTGCTGAAAACCTCATTCCATATCATAAATTAGCAATTGACATAATATCTCCGTCGTGGGATTATGAGCATCCGACTATATCCAATTTGGATGCATTGAAAGATATGCAAAAACAACTGCATAATATAGCATTGTTTACACGACAGTTTAATTGGTTCTTTCAACAGAAGAAAAATGAATGGATTGAGCAGCAAATTAAAAGTCAGGATGAGCTAAAGCAGAATTTATTTTTGCTGTCAATGCAATTAGACAATTTGGATAATTTTTTCGAAATTGCGAACAAGTATAAGGAAATTCAACAGATAATTAAAACATACAAATTAAATACTAACGAGCCTGATTATGAAGGGATAAATCTTCAGAGACTCTCCACGTTGCTTAATATTCAATATAGCACTGAAGATGTTCGTATTTACAAAGAAAAAATTAGTGATTGCAGAAAGGGTATGCAGGCTCAGGAAAAAGCACGCGCTAATTTGATTACACTCAGAAAGCAGTTAGAAAATCAGAGGCAGATTTGGTCTCAAAATAAATATTCTGGTTTAAAGGAAAATGAATGCCCTTTTTGCGGCCGGTTATGGGATTCAAAAGAACAATTAGATGAGCATATCCAAATAATGACTGAGGCAATTGATACGGGCTCTAGTTTATTGGTCGAGCAGTTTGAACAATCGCGCAGTAAGCTTCAAAGGATTATTACAGAGATTTTCAACCCTGTGATACAGCTTTTTTTGAAAGATAATCAATATTTAGAGCTAGATTTATTACAGCGAATTTTATTGGATAAAACCAAGGCTATTCAACAAATGAAGGATTTTTGCAGTAAGGCAGCAGGATACGGGATCCAAATAGAGGAAAAAATATTAACACTAGATAACATAGAACAATGGAATTCCATTTATGAGGTATTTTGTTCACACCAATTGCGACCTCATCAACGTGAATTACCAGCAGGCTTCTTAGAAAATGCTTTTAATTGTGAATTTAACCATATATTTGAAGTTACATTTTTAGGAAATGAAGAAACCGTAAAAAGCCTACCAATAATTCAAGAAGATATAGAAAAACAAAAGGCAACATATTTAGAACAACAATATTACCTTCAGCAAGAAAAGCTGGCTGAAGAGATTAAGAAAAAAATTGTGAATTTAAATCATCAACAAAAAAAAGCAGTTAGAATACAGCAACAATTTAACCAGCTTCAAACAAAATTAACTAAAACCATTCAGGATTATGAAAAACAGATAGTACAACAGTTGCAAATTCCCTTTTTCCTGTTTTCTGGGCGAATATTACAAAATTATCCGGGAGGATTAGGGGTATGCCTAAAAACAAAAGGAGCAAAAAGTATTCACTTTGATGCAAGTAATCGTCAAGGACATGATATTATCTATACAATGAGTTCCGGTCAGCTATCGGGTATTTCAATAGCTTTATTGTTGACCCTAAATCGTATATATGCAGAAAATTCTTTCCGATGTGTTTTAATCGACGACCCGATTCAAACCATGGACGAGTTAAATATTACTTCGTTTGTTGATTTACTTCGTAATGATTTTCCTGAATATCAATTTATTATTTCCACTCATGAGGAAGATTTTTCGGACTATATGCGGTACAAATTTGACAATTATAATCGTTCTCAGCAGAGTATAGATGTTCGAACATTGGATCAAATTTGA